The Polaribacter sp. Q13 sequence GATATACTCCCTAACTTTTTATAATGAAATTTAAGCGAGGTTATACATTTACCATAGCGTCTCTTTTATTAACCTTTCCATTGGTTTGTTTTCATTGCACCTTTGTAGTATCATATTTCAAAAGTTAAAAAATAAATATTTTAATTTAAAAAACATAAAAATGAAAACAAGTAAAAATGTAAAATCAATTGTAATGTTAACTGTTCTTTTAACTGGTGTTGGAACAAATTATGCACAAGAAAATTATTCAGTAGTAAAAAGAGTAGATAATTTTAACCAACCTACAACATTTTATCCTACAAAAGCAACACCTGTAAATGGTGCTATTAGCGAGAAGGTTGTGACTTCGGCAAAAAGAGTTTTGAATAAAGAAAAGCCCTTCTTAAAAAAGGGTGTAGTAACAACTGTAGGTGAAGCAGATTTTAGCGCATGGCAAATGACAAGTGATGAAGGTGGTAATCCTCAGAGTGCACCAAATCCATTAACATATTTTACGGCTGGCGCAGCTTCAGACTTATTAACCCAAGTTGAAAGAAGTATACAGATAATGGGCTTAGACGTAGAAGATGTAAAAGTAGAAACAGAATTCTTTTTTAGATGGAGTGATATTATGACTGATAAATGGTCGGGATATACTGACAAAGTAGTCACCAATATTATTATAAAAAGTGACGAACCAATAGAAAAAATTAAAGAGCTAAAGAAAATGTCTATTAGAGCCTGGTCTATTGGAGAATCATTGGCTAACAAGACAGCTATTGACGCAGCTTTTATTATTAATGGCGATGATTGGGACGGAAAAGCAGCTAAGCCAGGACAAATTTCTTCGCCAGTTTCTGTAGATAATGGTCGTACTATTACAAATACAACTCCAGCGTTACAATTACAAACAATAAAAGTAACAGAAGATCTTGATATGGATATGAATAATTTTCCAAAAGAAATGCGTT is a genomic window containing:
- a CDS encoding OsmC family protein, which produces MKTSKNVKSIVMLTVLLTGVGTNYAQENYSVVKRVDNFNQPTTFYPTKATPVNGAISEKVVTSAKRVLNKEKPFLKKGVVTTVGEADFSAWQMTSDEGGNPQSAPNPLTYFTAGAASDLLTQVERSIQIMGLDVEDVKVETEFFFRWSDIMTDKWSGYTDKVVTNIIIKSDEPIEKIKELKKMSIRAWSIGESLANKTAIDAAFIINGDDWDGKAAKPGQISSPVSVDNGRTITNTTPALQLQTIKVTEDLDMDMNNFPKEMRFSEVGIAESAHDAERPYLHRLRAKSLTAHYETWELYADDSRGYKGVNAAPTSREYFTLGTSFCLMSQLTPNMMYFQKKGVKIDDFAVEHQFNYRENNFMTPTMSGEMTDVVTRILVKSDADENLANQFAAQALRCCFAGEGIVQKTEMETGIYLNGKIVK